A genomic region of Macaca thibetana thibetana isolate TM-01 chromosome 14, ASM2454274v1, whole genome shotgun sequence contains the following coding sequences:
- the LOC126935226 gene encoding olfactory receptor 52N2-like, translated as MSGVNSCSLIPGFFILNGIPGLEVTHIWISLPFCFMHIIAVVGNCGLICLISHEEVLHWPMYYFLALLSFTDATWCTTMVPNILCIFWLSLKEIDFNAYLSQMFFVHILTRMESGVTMLMDLDHYVVICYPLRYATILTNPVITKAGLATFLRSVMLIIPFTFLAKCLPYCWGNFIPHTYCDHTSVAKVSCSNFKVNAVYGLFAALLIGGFDMVCIAMS; from the coding sequence ATGTCTGGGGTCAACAGCTGCAGTCTGATCCCAGGATTCTTTATCTTGAATGGCATTCCTGGGCTGGAAGTCACACACATCTGGATCTCCCTACCATTCTGCTTTATGCACATCATTGCTGTCGTGGGGAACTGTGGGCTCATCTGCCTCATCAGCCATGAGGAGGTCCTGCACTGGCCCATGTACTACTTCCTGGCCCTGCTCTCCTTTACTGATGCCACCTGGTGCACCACCATGGTACCTAATATTCTGTGCATATTCTGGTTGAGCCTCAAGGAGATTGACTTTAATGCCTACCTGTCCCAGATGTTTTTTGTCCATATTCTGACAAGGATGGAATCTGGAGTAACCATGCTCATGGACCTGGACCACTATGTGGTCATCTGCTATCCCTTACGCTATGCCACTATCCTTACCAACCCTGTCATCACGAAGGCTGGTCTTGCTACCTTCTTGAGGAGTGTGATGCTCATCATCCCATTCACTTTCCTCGCCAAGTGCCTGCCCTATTGCTGGGGGAACTTCATCCCCCACACCTACTGTGACCACACATCTGTGGCCAAGGTATCCTGCAGCAATTTCAAGGTCAACGCTGTCTATGGCCTTTTTGCAGCCCTTCTGATTGGGGGCTTTGACATGGTTTGCATTGCTATGTCTTAA